One genomic window of Onychostoma macrolepis isolate SWU-2019 chromosome 25, ASM1243209v1, whole genome shotgun sequence includes the following:
- the LOC131534585 gene encoding zinc-alpha-2-glycoprotein-like, producing the protein MLLTYIKGETPFPKFSATFMLDDVIVGHYNTETKNYVARGNTTNEDDVVDPKHFRAISEHLQNHLTDRSSYLKPVNSTEGPLVYQLMGVCELFDNDKSGQLVTKGAFGGSTTDELRFFDDKFTISYDVNYTAQEMKPFLDLTTWRHKHLYYPACITTLKNYLKIRGTQVNRKVKPRVRLIQRASSDSGGSRLSCLATGFYPRHINLTLFIDGQPVADHEITGGDLLPNDDGTYQMRKSLEISAADKHKYTCSATHLSLDNTLDVILENQGETSTSMIFWVLLVLAWLVFGSIIGAAYHWRCWRCAVCSTSEYSPAS; encoded by the exons ATGCTTCTAACGTACATTAAAGGAGAAACGCCATTTCCTAAATTTAGTGCCACATTTATGTTGGATGATGTAATAGTAGGACACTACAATACAGAGACTAAGAACTATGTTGCAAGAGGAAATACTACAAATGAAGATGATGTGGTCGATCCAAAACACTTCAGAGCTATAAGTGAACATTTACAAAATCATCTTACGGACAGATCATCATATCTAAAACCTGTCAACAGTACAGAAG GGCCTCTTGTTTATCAGCTGATGGGTGTTTGTGAGCTTTTTGACAATGACAAAAGTGGACAACTGGTCACCAAGGGTGCTTTTGGAGGCTCTACAACTGATGAACTACGTTTTTTTGATGACAAATTCACAATTAGTTATGATGTCAATTACACAGCACAAGAAATGAAACCCTTCCTAGACTTGACCACATGGCGTCATAAACATTTGTATTACCCAGCCTGCATAACAACATTGAAGAATTACCTTAAAATTAGGGGGACACAAGTGAACAGGAAAG TGAAACCACGAGTCAGACTTATTCAGAGAGCCTCATCAGATTCTGGAGGGTCTCGTTTGAGTTGTTTGGCAACAGGATTTTACCCTCGTCACATCAATCTGACCCTGTTCATAGACGGGCAGCCTGTAGCTGATCATGAGATCACTGGAGGAGATCTGCTGCCCAATGATGACGGGACGTACCAGATGAGGAAGAGTCTGGAGATCAGTGCTGcagacaaacacaaatacacctGCTCTGCCACACACCTCAGTCTGGACAACACACTGGATGTCATTTTGG AGAATCAAGGGGAAACTTCTACATCAATGATTTTCTGGGTCCTCTTGGTTTTGGCATGGCTGGTGTTTGGGTCTATCATTGGAGCTGCTTATCATTGGAGATGCTGGAGATGTGCAG TTTGCTCTACAAGTGAATATTCACCTGCTTCCT aa